From a region of the Corallococcus coralloides DSM 2259 genome:
- the hutU gene encoding urocanate hydratase, protein MSRIIRASRGTTLSCKGWVQEAALRMLMNNLDPEVAEQPGDLVVYGGTGKAARDWPSFDRIVSSLQSLTDDETLLVQSGKPVGILRTHPDAPRVLIANSNLVGHWANWEHFHELEKKGLMMYGQMTAGSWIYIGTQGILQGTYETFAAAGRFHFGSEDLAGRLILSGGLGGMGGAQPLAATMNNAVFLGVEIDPHRAQRRVETRYLDVVAKDLDEALALAKDAQQKRVGRSIAIIGNAASVFRELYKRGIKPDLVTDQTSAHDPLNGYIPTDLSLEAAAELRKRDPEGYVKRARESMIMHVQAMNDFQAAGSHVFDYGNNLRGQAKVGGMENAFEFPGFVPAYIRPLFCEGLGPFRWVALSGDPEDIRRTDRAVRELFPQKASLNRWLDMAQERVAFQGLPARICWLGYGERAKAGLAFNELVRKGEVKAPIVIGRDHLDCGSVASPNRETEAMKDGSDAVADWPILNALVNAVNGASWVSFHHGGGVGMGYSLHAGQVIVADGTPEAARRIERVLTSDPGMGVLRHADAGYPEAIDVAKERGVRIPGLTA, encoded by the coding sequence ATGTCCCGCATCATCCGCGCCTCTCGCGGCACCACCCTCTCCTGCAAGGGCTGGGTGCAGGAGGCCGCGCTCCGGATGCTGATGAACAACCTCGACCCGGAAGTGGCCGAGCAGCCCGGAGACCTGGTCGTCTACGGCGGCACCGGCAAGGCCGCCCGGGACTGGCCGTCCTTCGACCGCATCGTTTCCAGCCTCCAGAGCCTCACCGACGACGAGACGCTGCTCGTGCAGTCCGGCAAGCCCGTGGGCATCCTGCGCACGCACCCGGACGCGCCGCGCGTGCTCATCGCCAACTCCAACCTCGTGGGCCACTGGGCCAACTGGGAGCACTTCCACGAGCTGGAGAAGAAGGGCCTGATGATGTACGGCCAGATGACGGCCGGCTCGTGGATCTACATCGGCACGCAGGGCATCCTGCAGGGCACCTACGAGACCTTCGCCGCCGCGGGCCGCTTCCACTTCGGCAGCGAGGACCTGGCCGGCCGCCTCATCCTCTCCGGTGGCCTTGGCGGCATGGGCGGCGCACAGCCCCTGGCCGCGACCATGAACAACGCCGTGTTCCTGGGCGTCGAAATCGATCCGCACCGCGCCCAGCGCCGCGTGGAGACGCGCTACCTGGACGTCGTCGCCAAGGACCTGGATGAGGCGCTGGCCCTGGCGAAGGACGCGCAACAGAAGCGCGTGGGCCGCTCCATCGCCATCATCGGCAACGCGGCGTCGGTGTTCCGGGAGCTGTACAAGCGCGGCATCAAGCCGGACCTCGTCACGGATCAGACGAGCGCGCATGATCCGCTTAACGGCTACATCCCCACGGACCTGTCACTGGAGGCCGCCGCGGAGCTGCGCAAGCGCGACCCGGAGGGCTACGTGAAGCGCGCCCGCGAGTCGATGATCATGCACGTGCAGGCCATGAACGACTTCCAGGCCGCCGGCAGCCACGTCTTCGACTACGGCAACAACCTGCGCGGCCAGGCGAAGGTGGGCGGCATGGAGAACGCCTTCGAGTTCCCCGGCTTCGTGCCCGCGTACATCCGCCCGCTGTTCTGCGAGGGCCTGGGGCCCTTCCGCTGGGTGGCGCTGTCCGGCGACCCGGAGGACATCCGCCGCACGGACCGCGCGGTGCGCGAGCTCTTCCCCCAGAAGGCGTCGCTCAACCGCTGGCTGGACATGGCCCAGGAGCGCGTGGCGTTCCAGGGCCTGCCCGCGCGCATCTGCTGGCTGGGCTACGGCGAGCGCGCCAAGGCGGGCCTCGCGTTCAACGAGCTGGTCCGCAAGGGCGAGGTGAAGGCGCCCATCGTGATTGGCCGCGACCACCTGGACTGCGGCAGCGTCGCGTCCCCCAACCGCGAGACGGAGGCCATGAAGGACGGCTCGGACGCGGTGGCGGACTGGCCCATCCTCAACGCGCTGGTGAACGCGGTGAACGGCGCCTCGTGGGTGTCGTTCCACCACGGCGGCGGCGTGGGCATGGGCTACTCGCTGCACGCGGGCCAGGTCATCGTCGCGGACGGCACGCCGGAGGCCGCGCGCCGCATCGAGCGCGTCCTCACGTCCGACCCCGGCATGGGCGTGCTGCGCCACGCGGACGCGGGCTACCCGGAGGCCATCGACGTGGCGAAGGAGCGGGGCGTGCGCATCCCCGGCCTCACCGCCTAG